The Mesoterricola silvestris sequence ATGGGGCACCCTCCCTTCCCAGCACGATGCCCGTGAGGGTCTGGTTCACGTGGATGCCGTTGAACTGTTCCCCGTAGGTGGAGAAACCGAAGACCCCGTTGCGGGCCATCAAGGCGCCCACCTCCGCGTCGGAGCCGAGGTTCTCGAATTCCAGGCGCCGGAGGATGCAGTCGCACACCAGGACCGCCTGGGGCTCCCCCGCCTGCCGCCGCGCCTCCCCCAGGGTCCGGTCCAGCAGGGCCAGGGGGTCCACGGATTCCCCGATGCTGATGACGAGGCCGGTGTCGATGGCGCAGTAGAGGGCCAGGGACCCGTCCGGGAGCGCCTTGGCGATGGAGCGCACGTGGTGCTCCGTCCCGATGGCCATGAGGAAGGGGTGCCGGGAGAACACCTCGGGCCCCAGGGCCTCCACCGGCAGGCCCAGGGTCCGGGCATAGACCTGCGCGGCCGGCTCGCCGTTGATCTCCCGGATGACGCGGCGGTCCGGGTCCGAATCCGTGATCACGATGTTCTGGTGGCCCGGGATGAAATGCTTGAGCATGAAGGGCACGATGGGGCCCCGGGCCCGGACGCTGGCCAGGACCGCGGCGTCGCTCAGGAACCGGCCGTCGAAGTACACGCAGGTGCGGGCGAAGCGCAGATCGTCGCCGGCCGATCCCCCGATGATCGGAATATTGCCCAGGGCCTGGTAGATGGCCGAGGTCACCCGTTCCTCCATCATGGACAGGCCGTCGATCACCAGGAAACCGAAGGCGTGCCCGGGCCCCGGGGCCGGACCGCCGCGGATGGCCTCGGCGATGCGAAGCACCTGGTCCTGGAAGGAAGCCAGCGGGTGGATCAGGTGGGGAACCGCGGCCAGGTTCCCGCCCCCGAACCCCGTGGCGGCCATCCCCCCCTTCTGGAACCCCCGGGGTCCCAGCTGCCCGGAGGAGGTGCAGCCGATGATGGGGCATGGGAAGGCACGCTTGAGCTCATCCCCCACCACGTCCAGGTCGTAGCTCGGCGAACAGAAGAAGAAGACCACGTCCAGGGCCCCGTCCCCCATCCGCGACCGGAGTTCCGCCACCGCCGCACGGGGGTCCGGCTCCTGGGTCATGCCGTGCCAAACCGAACTGTTCATGCAGAACGCACCTTATGTCCTTTGTATCGAACCCGGATCCCCGGACATTAGTAATTTCGGCGCCGGATCACCCCTCCACGGGAAAGGGTTCCTTCAGGCCCACCAGGGCCGCATAGTTCCGGAGGCGCGCCTGGTGGCTCTGGCCGATGACCGTCCCGGCCGGGTAGACCAGGTGCCCCTCCCGGGTGTACACGCCCTCCACCAGGAGTTCGCCGATCTGGACGGTCTGGTGGGTGGCCAGGTAGGAGGACGCGGCGCCCTGGTCCACGATCTCGTCGGGGACCTCCAGGGCCAGTTCCAGGGCGTTGATGACCCGTGGGTCATAGAAGACCTGGTTCTGCCGCATCTCCTCCAGGACGAGGCGCGGGTTGGAGCGCCTCTCCATGACGTCCAGGTAGTCGGAAACCGCCCGGAGGATCCGGGCGCCCAGGGGGATTCCCTCCCGGTGGACCTGGACGGGCGGGAAGCCGGAGCCGTTGAAGTTCTTGTTCCGGAAGAGGATGACCTGGGCGACCTCCTCCATGCGGGGGATGTGGCCGAGGAGCTTCGCCCCGATTTCGGGCAGGCGCAGGAGGGTTTCATGCTCCCTCGGCGTGATGGGGTCCCCCTTCCGGGCCTTGGCCAGCACGGAGCCGGGGATGGTGAGGACCCCGATGGGGGCGAGCAACGAAGCGACCAAGACGACCCAGTCGGCTTCCATTTCCATGACCCGGGCCACCTTCCGGGAAAGGCGACCCAGCCGCTGGCCCTGCCGGAAGGCGATGGGGTCCGCCAGGGACAGGAGCTGCACCAGGAGATCGATGCTCCCCTTGACGGTGCCTTCCACCAGTTCCTTCTCGGCCAGGACGAGCCGGTACTGCTTGATCCCCGCTTCGATGGAGCTGACGAGGAGCGGCTGGGCGCAGGGCTTGGTGAGGAACCGGAAGATGTGCCCCCGGTTCACGGCCTGGATCGCCGTGTCCAGGTCGGCGTTGCCCGTGAGCATGATCCGCACGGATTCCGGGGCCCGGCTCCGGGCTTCGGCCAGGAACTGGACGCCGTCCATGACCGGCATGCGCATGTCCGAAAGGATGACGGCGTAGGGACCCGAGGTCTTCAGGAGGGCGAGGCCCTCCGTCCCCCCCTGGGCGGTCTGGAGGTCGAAGCGCCGGTGCAGCAGCCGGGTGTAGGCGGAGAGGATGTTCGGGTCATCGTCGACCAGCAGGACTTTGGGGTTCATGCATCAACCTATCGTCAGGATGGGCCGCCGGAAGAAATTCAGGTTGGGGGGCATCGAATCGATACATAGGTTAGCGCCCGGAAGGTGCGGAGGCCGGAAAACCCGGGGCCTATTCATTGGATATGAGCTACTTGTTTCCACCGGCCCCCTAGGTGAGGTGAACCATGAACGAGAAGGTGCTTTTCGTGGACGATGACGAGAACCTGCTGGCCTCGGTCCATCGGAATTTCAAGAAGCGCTACGATCTGGACATCGCCGCCGGCGGCCCCCAGGCCCTGAGGGCCATGGAGGAGCACGGCCCCTACGCCGTGGTGGTCGCGGACATGGCCATGCCGGGCATGAACGGCATCGAGTTCCTGAAGAAGGCCCAGGTCCTGGCCCCGGACACGATCCGCATCATGTTCACGGGGCATCCGGGCCCCGTGACGCTCCTCGAGGCCATCAACAGCGGCCAGGTCTTCCGGTTCATCCCGAAACCCTGCGACCTGGAGGAGATCGGCCGGGCCGTGGACGCGGGGATCCGCCAGCATCACCTCATCGCCGGGGAGCGGGACCTCCTGGAAGCCACCCTCACCCGCGGCATCGAGGCCATGATCGGGATCCTGGAAGTCCTGGATCCGGTGGTGTACCTCTCCGCCCAGACCCTGGCCCACCGGTCCGCCCAGGTGGCCCGGGCCCTGGGGGCCGCCGATGACTGGTCCATCACCCTCGCCGCGCTCTATTCCCCCCTCTGGCAGCTGTCCCTCACGCCCCAGGAGCGCCTGGCCTGGGCCTCGGGCACCCGGGACCCGGGCCCCGGCCCCGACCCCCTCGGGTCGGCCATCGCCAGGGCCGCCAACCTCCTCCAGCCCATCCCGCGCCTGGAGGGCGTCGCCCAGATCGTGCGCTACCAGGGCAAGAACCTGGACGGCACCGGCTTTCCCGGGGACCCCGTCCGCGGCGAGGCGATCCCCCTGGGGGCCAGGATCCTGCGGGCCCTCCAGGACTTCAACGCCATCGAGCAGAAGGTGAAGTCCAGGCCCGTGGCCTGGGAGGAGCTGCGCATGCAGCGGGGCCGCTATGATCCCGTGGTCCTGGCCGCCCTGGGCGAGGCCATGGAATCGTTCTAGATCCAGGGTGCCGACCCACCCCAACGATCGCAACCGAAGCCAACAGATCGCCATTCGGTGGAAACCCCCAGTCCGCCTCCTCAGCCGGGAACGAACGAAGATCGAAGGCTGATCCCCTTCATCCCTTTCATCCGTTGTCATCCCTGTTCCCGCAGGGCCAGAGCAGGGATGGGTCGGCGCCCGCGGATCACCTGCGCGCCACCCCACCCCATCGCTGGCCCTGCGGGAACAGGGATGAAAACGGATGAAAGGGATGGAGGGGATGAAAGAGGGGAGCACTGGCCTCAGCGCTCCGGTTTCCTCCGGCCGGTGCGGGCGTCCTTGCGGCCCTGGAACCAGGTGCCGGTCTCCCTCTGGAATTCCTTCGGGGCCTTGTGCTCCACCTCGCACACCAGGTCCGCCAGGGTCCTGGACCCCAGGTGGTCCTGGAAGACCTTTTCGGCCTCCCGCATCAGCGCGTGGATGCGGCAGGGGCCCGCCGTGGCCCATTCCGGGGGCCGGGGCCCGAAGAGGGCGCAGTTGGCCCGGATCTCCGCGCAGGCGAAGAGGCTCCGGCCGGGATCCACGGCCTGGAGCACCTCCATCACCGGGATCCGGTCCGCGGGCCGCGCCAGGGCGAACCCGCCGGCGATGCCCTCCTGGCCCGTGACGATCCCGGCCTTCTTGAGCCGCGTGAAGAGCTTGGCCAGGAAGCGCTCGGGAATGCGCTGGAAGGTGGCCAGGTCCCCGACGCTCACCGGCTCCGGGCGCGTGGCCAGGAGCAGCAGGGAGTGCAGGGCATATTCCGCGCCCGCGCCGTACAGGGATGTGCTCAAACTTGCACCTCAACGATAGCAGTTTAGGACCGGGGCCCCGGCGCGTCAAAGCGGCGCCGGGGTCAGATGCCCAGGCGCTCCTTCAGGTCGGCCAGGTACCGGCGGGTCACCGGCACGGGCTGTCCCGACCGGGTGCGCAGGGTCACGGAGGCCGGCTCCCCCTTCCCCACCACGTCCACATGATCCAGGTTCACCAGGAACTGCTTGTGGACCCGGACCATGCGGGGGACCTTGGCCTCCAGGAGGCTGAGAGTGAGCTCGGTGAGGAATTCCCCCCGGGCCGTCACCAGGTGCACCCCGGTCTCGCTGGAGCGCACGAATTCCACGTCCACGGCGGCCACCAGCTTGGTGCCCTGGGCACACACGCAGGGGATGCGCTCGATGGCGGGGCTCTGGAAGACCGGCTTCCGGCCCTCGCCCAGGTACCGCCGCACCTTCTCCAGGGTGCGCGCGAGGCGCTCGGCCTGCACGGGCTTGAGCAGGTAGTCCACGGCGTTCTCCTCGAAGGCCTTGAGGGCGTACTCGTCGTGGGCGGTGACGAAGACCACGCAGGGCATGATCTCGGGCTCGATCATGGACACCAGCTGGAAGCCGTCCACCTTGGGCATGTGGATGTCCACGAAGATCACGTCGGGGCGCGCGGCCCGGATGGCGCGCACCGCCTGGATGGCGTTGGCGCAGGCGCCCACCACCGCGATATCCCCCGCTTCGGCCAGCAGCGCCTCCAGCTCCTCCCGGGCATTCTGCTCGTTGTCCACCACCACCGCGCGCATCATGCGGCACCCGCTTCGGAAGGCACGGCGATGGAGACGCGGGTGAGCCGGTCGGGATCGC is a genomic window containing:
- a CDS encoding FIST N-terminal domain-containing protein, which encodes MNSSVWHGMTQEPDPRAAVAELRSRMGDGALDVVFFFCSPSYDLDVVGDELKRAFPCPIIGCTSSGQLGPRGFQKGGMAATGFGGGNLAAVPHLIHPLASFQDQVLRIAEAIRGGPAPGPGHAFGFLVIDGLSMMEERVTSAIYQALGNIPIIGGSAGDDLRFARTCVYFDGRFLSDAAVLASVRARGPIVPFMLKHFIPGHQNIVITDSDPDRRVIREINGEPAAQVYARTLGLPVEALGPEVFSRHPFLMAIGTEHHVRSIAKALPDGSLALYCAIDTGLVISIGESVDPLALLDRTLGEARRQAGEPQAVLVCDCILRRLEFENLGSDAEVGALMARNGVFGFSTYGEQFNGIHVNQTLTGIVLGREGAP
- a CDS encoding HD domain-containing phosphohydrolase, encoding MNPKVLLVDDDPNILSAYTRLLHRRFDLQTAQGGTEGLALLKTSGPYAVILSDMRMPVMDGVQFLAEARSRAPESVRIMLTGNADLDTAIQAVNRGHIFRFLTKPCAQPLLVSSIEAGIKQYRLVLAEKELVEGTVKGSIDLLVQLLSLADPIAFRQGQRLGRLSRKVARVMEMEADWVVLVASLLAPIGVLTIPGSVLAKARKGDPITPREHETLLRLPEIGAKLLGHIPRMEEVAQVILFRNKNFNGSGFPPVQVHREGIPLGARILRAVSDYLDVMERRSNPRLVLEEMRQNQVFYDPRVINALELALEVPDEIVDQGAASSYLATHQTVQIGELLVEGVYTREGHLVYPAGTVIGQSHQARLRNYAALVGLKEPFPVEG
- a CDS encoding HD domain-containing phosphohydrolase; protein product: MNEKVLFVDDDENLLASVHRNFKKRYDLDIAAGGPQALRAMEEHGPYAVVVADMAMPGMNGIEFLKKAQVLAPDTIRIMFTGHPGPVTLLEAINSGQVFRFIPKPCDLEEIGRAVDAGIRQHHLIAGERDLLEATLTRGIEAMIGILEVLDPVVYLSAQTLAHRSAQVARALGAADDWSITLAALYSPLWQLSLTPQERLAWASGTRDPGPGPDPLGSAIARAANLLQPIPRLEGVAQIVRYQGKNLDGTGFPGDPVRGEAIPLGARILRALQDFNAIEQKVKSRPVAWEELRMQRGRYDPVVLAALGEAMESF
- a CDS encoding RrF2 family transcriptional regulator → MSTSLYGAGAEYALHSLLLLATRPEPVSVGDLATFQRIPERFLAKLFTRLKKAGIVTGQEGIAGGFALARPADRIPVMEVLQAVDPGRSLFACAEIRANCALFGPRPPEWATAGPCRIHALMREAEKVFQDHLGSRTLADLVCEVEHKAPKEFQRETGTWFQGRKDARTGRRKPER
- the btsR gene encoding two-component system response regulator BtsR; this translates as MMRAVVVDNEQNAREELEALLAEAGDIAVVGACANAIQAVRAIRAARPDVIFVDIHMPKVDGFQLVSMIEPEIMPCVVFVTAHDEYALKAFEENAVDYLLKPVQAERLARTLEKVRRYLGEGRKPVFQSPAIERIPCVCAQGTKLVAAVDVEFVRSSETGVHLVTARGEFLTELTLSLLEAKVPRMVRVHKQFLVNLDHVDVVGKGEPASVTLRTRSGQPVPVTRRYLADLKERLGI